The sequence below is a genomic window from Fibrobacter succinogenes.
CCTTCACCTTGCAAAGGCGTTCATCGTCGGCATTCACAATCAGCGTGCCGCCCTTCTTGAGTCCTGCGACAATGTTAATCTTTTCATTGAACACGCCATCCAAATCGCCAAGGCGTTCAAGGTGGCTTGCGCCAATGTTCGTAATCACGGCAACATCCGGCTCGGTAGCCAACGAAAGCGGACGGATTTCGTCCGGGCCACTCGTTCCCATTTCGACAACAGCAGCTTCATGGCTGTGCTTCAGCTGGAACAGCGTCATCGGGACACCGATATGGTTGTTGAAGTTCCCCTGCGTAGCATGGGTATTGTACTTCATCGAAAGTACAGCCTTCGTCATTTCCTTTGTAGTCGTCTTGCCGTTACTACCGGTAATAGCGACCTTCTTCAACTTGAAAAGTTTTTGATAGCCCTTGGCAAGCTTCAAGAGAGCCTTTGTCGTATCATCGACCGGAGCGTACATCTTGAAATTCGGATCGATAGCAGCTTGGTTTACAACGCTCATCAGAGCTCCATCCTTTTCCATTTGAGATACAAACTGGTGGGCGTCAAAACGTGCGCCCTTAATTGGCCAAAAGACAACGCCCTTGGCTTTTTCACGAGAATCCATGCAGAGATTCACCTTGCGTTTCAAGGTGCGAGCCGGAACACCGACAGCTTCGGTTTCCAGAATCTCAAGCATTTCTCCAATAGTCAAATCAAGCTTCAGCATCAGACATCGCCTTCACCGCGATTTCGCGATCGTCAAAATGATGTTTGGTCTTACCAATAATCTGGTAATCTTCATGGCCCTTGCCTGCAATCACAAGCCAGTCGCCACTCTTGAGTTCCGCACAAGCGCGGTTAATCGCTTCTTCGCGGTTTTCAACAACTTC
It includes:
- the murF gene encoding UDP-N-acetylmuramoyl-tripeptide--D-alanyl-D-alanine ligase; this translates as MLKLDLTIGEMLEILETEAVGVPARTLKRKVNLCMDSREKAKGVVFWPIKGARFDAHQFVSQMEKDGALMSVVNQAAIDPNFKMYAPVDDTTKALLKLAKGYQKLFKLKKVAITGSNGKTTTKEMTKAVLSMKYNTHATQGNFNNHIGVPMTLFQLKHSHEAAVVEMGTSGPDEIRPLSLATEPDVAVITNIGASHLERLGDLDGVFNEKINIVAGLKKGGTLIVNADDERLCKVKATKNYKVVTFGVRRGVIKPEKLKWNENLCADFYVGRTHFTLNVPGDHNLYDALAAIAVGEAFRIPKGDIAKALAGFSSTSMRMEVKIANGFRIISDCYNANPSSTKMALQTLGNMKVEGLRIAVLGDMLELGKESGNLHKQIGAMVPEMNFDMLIAVGNEAKKYVEGAKSRGMKNVFHFDTVDDAVTCLSQSVAEGDVVLVKGSRGMHMERVVDALLHMVPVLRF